A window of Oncorhynchus nerka isolate Pitt River linkage group LG4, Oner_Uvic_2.0, whole genome shotgun sequence contains these coding sequences:
- the LOC115122895 gene encoding endoplasmic reticulum chaperone BiP-like, which produces MRLLCVFLLVTGSVFADDDEKRESVGTVIGIDLGTTYSCVGVFKNGRVEIIANDQGNRITPSYVAFTAEGERLIGDAAKNQLTSNPENTVFDAKRLIGRAWTDSAVQHDIKYFPFKVIEKKSKPHIQVDIGGGQLKTFAPEEISAMVLTKMKETAEAYLGKKVTHAVVTVPAYFNDAQRQATKDAGLIAGLKVMRIINEPTAAAIAYGLDKKDGEKNILVFDLGGGTFDVSLLTIDNGVFEVVATNGDTHLGGEDFDQRVMEHFIKLYKKKTGKDVRKDNRAVQKLRREVEKAKRGLSAQHQARIEIESFFDGEDFSEILTRAKFEELNMDLFRSTMKPVQKVMEDSDLKKTDIDEIVLVGGSTRIPKVQQLVKEFFNGKEPSRGINPDEAVAYGSAVQAGVLSGEDTSDIVLLDVCPLTLGIETVGGVMTKLIPRNTVVPTKKSQIFSTASDNQPTVTIKVYEGERPLTKDNHLLGTFDLTGIPPAPRGVPQIEVTFEIDVNGILRVTAEDKGTGNKNKITITNDQNRLTPEDIERMVNDAERFADEDKKLKERIDARNELESYAYSLKNQIGDKEKLGGKLSPEDKEAIEKAVEEKIEWMESHQDAELEDFQAKKKELEEVAQPIISKLYGSAGGPPTEGEAEGDQDQKDEL; this is translated from the exons ATGAGGCTTCTGTGTGTATTTCTGCTGGTCACCGGCAGCGTGTTTGCCGATGATGACGAAAAGAGGGAAAGCGTTGGGACCGTGATTGGAATCGACTTGGGGACCACCTATTCCTG TGTTGGTGTGTTCAAGAATGGCCGTGTTGAGATCATTGCAAACGACCAGGGAAACCGCATCACCCCATCGTATGTGGCCTTCACCGCTGAGGGGGAGCGTCTGATCGGTGACGCAGCCAAGAACCAGCTCACCTCCAACCCCGAGAACACAGTCTTTGACGCAAAGAGACTGATTGGCCGCGCCTGGACCGATTCCGCTGTGCAGCATGACATCAAGTACTTCCCCTTCAAG GTTATCGAGAAGAAGAGCAAGCCCCATATTCAGGTGGACATTGGTGGTGGTCAGCTGAAGACCTTTGCTCCAGAGGAGATCTCTGCCATGGTTCTCACCAAGATGAAGGAAACTGCTGAGGCTTACCTGGGAAAGAAGGTcacacatgctgtggtcactgtaCCCGCCTACTTCAATGATGCCCAGCGTCAGGCCACAAAGGATGCTGGACTCATCGCTGGCCTAAAAGTCATGAGGATCATCAACGAGCC AACCGCAGCAGCTATTGCCTATGGCCTGGACAAGAAGGACGGTGAGAAGAACATCCTGGTGTTCGACTTGGGCGGTGGTACCTTTGACGTGTCTCTCCTGACCATCGACAACGGTGTGTTTGAGGTGGTGGCCACCAATGGCGACACCCACCTGGGAGGAGAGGACTTTGACCAGCGTGTCATGGAGCACTTCATCAAGCTGTACAAGAAGAAGACCGGCAAGGATGTGCGCAAGGATAACCGTGCTGTGCAGAAGCTGCGTCGTGAGGTGGAGAAGGCCAAGAGAGGCCTGTCTGCCCAGCACCAGGCCCGCATTGAGATCGAGTCCTTCTTCGATGGAGAGGACTTCTCAGAGATCCTGACCCGTGCTAAGTTTGAGGAGCTCAACATG GACCTGTTCCGTTCCACCATGAAGCCTGTGCAGAAGGTGATGGAGGACTCTGACCTGAAGAAGACCGACATTGACGAGATTGTCCTGGTGGGCGGCTCCACTCGTATCCCCAAGGTCCAGCAGCTGGTGAAGGAGTTTTTCAATGGCAAGGAGCCCTCCAGGGGCATCAACCCTGACGAGGCTGTGGCCTACGGCTCTGCCGTGCAGGCTGGAGTGCTGTCTGGAGAGGACACAA GTGACATTGTTCTTCTGGATGTGTGCCCCCTGACCCTGGGTATTGAGACTGTGGGAGGAGTCATGACCAAGCTGATCCCCAGAAACACTGTGGTGCCAACCAAGAAGTCCCAGATCTTCTCCACTGCCTCTGACAACCAGCCCACCGTCACAATCAAAGTTTACGAGG GTGAACGTCCCCTGACCAAAGACAACCACCTGCTGGGTACCTTCGACCTGACTGGTATCCCCCCCGCACCCCGGGGTGTTCCCCAGATCGAGGTCACCTTCGAGATTGACGTCAATGGCATCTTGCGCGTCACAGCCGAGGACAAGGGAACGGGCAACAAGAACAAGATCACCATCACCAACGACCAGAATCGTCTGACGCCTGAGGACATTGAGCGGATGGTCAACGATGCAGAGCGCTTTGCCGATGAGGACAAGAAGTTGAAGGAGCGCATTGATGCCCGCAATGAGCTTGAAAGCTACGCCTACTCGCTCAAGAATCAGATCGGTGACAAGGAGAAGCTGGGAGGCAAGCTCTCTCCCGAGGACAAGGAAGCCATAGAGAAAGCAGTAGAGGAGAAGATAGAGTGGATGGAGTCTCACCAAGATGCTGAGTTGGAGGACTTCCAGGCCAAGAAGAAGGAGCTGGAAGAGGTTGCGCAGCCCATCATCAGCAAGCTTTACGGAAGTGCAGGCGGTCCCCCTactgagggagaggcagagggagatcaGGATCAAAAGGACGAGTTGTAA